The following proteins are co-located in the Rhodococcus opacus B4 genome:
- a CDS encoding LysR substrate-binding domain-containing protein yields MFSLARLSCFIAVAEELHFGRAAERLHMTQPPLSRQIQQLESELGVQLIDRTSRSVTLTAAGAAFLPDARRILSLSESAALTVRRVPAGDLGTVVVGFTGASAHAVLPRLLEAARDRLPDVKIVLREMVTSVQIESLISGELDLGLIRPILTRPGIDTRPIHHERLVAALPAGHPLADAEQLAVEDFDDQPVVMYSPVDARYFHELLISTFTIVGASPRYVQYVTQVHTMLVLVRSGLGMALVPESAQTMHPEGVVFRPVSAIRDRPVQMNAAWRSDSRNPALRRLMEDVLPQREWE; encoded by the coding sequence ATGTTCTCCCTCGCACGGCTGTCGTGTTTCATCGCCGTCGCGGAGGAACTGCATTTCGGTCGCGCCGCGGAGCGCCTGCACATGACGCAGCCGCCGCTGAGCCGGCAGATCCAGCAACTCGAAAGCGAACTCGGGGTGCAGTTGATCGACCGCACCAGCCGATCCGTCACCCTCACCGCCGCCGGTGCGGCGTTCCTGCCCGACGCCCGGCGCATCCTGAGCCTGTCGGAGAGCGCCGCCCTGACGGTGCGGCGGGTGCCTGCCGGTGATCTCGGCACCGTCGTCGTCGGGTTCACCGGCGCGTCCGCGCACGCGGTGCTGCCGAGGTTGCTCGAGGCCGCCCGCGACCGGCTGCCGGACGTGAAAATCGTTCTGCGGGAGATGGTCACGTCGGTGCAGATCGAATCGCTGATCAGCGGTGAGCTGGACCTCGGGCTGATCCGCCCCATCCTCACCCGGCCCGGCATCGACACCCGACCCATCCATCACGAACGTCTCGTCGCCGCGCTGCCCGCGGGTCACCCCCTCGCCGACGCCGAACAGCTGGCGGTGGAGGATTTCGACGACCAGCCCGTCGTCATGTATTCGCCGGTCGATGCGCGGTACTTCCACGAACTGCTGATCAGCACGTTCACGATCGTCGGGGCCTCCCCGCGCTACGTCCAGTACGTCACGCAGGTGCACACCATGCTGGTGCTCGTCCGGTCCGGGCTCGGAATGGCCCTCGTCCCCGAATCCGCGCAGACGATGCACCCGGAGGGGGTCGTGTTCCGGCCCGTCTCCGCGATCCGCGATCGGCCCGTCCAGATGAACGCGGCCTGGCGCTCGGACAGCCGCAACCCCGCATTGCGCAGGCTCATGGAGGACGTCCTGCCGCAGCGGGAATGGGAATGA
- a CDS encoding carboxymuconolactone decarboxylase family protein, which translates to MSRVGSYSDDDVAGWLSISPELGGALGAFTDAVYNRNRLPLRVREIARMAVAEANECAVCLGTRDRSGADAGIDEHFYDHVLEWESWPGYSAEERTAAEFAHRFATDHTALREDEDFWARCHEHFTDEILTDLALSCALWLGTGRVLRVLDIGQTCKLTL; encoded by the coding sequence ATGAGTCGAGTAGGTAGCTACAGTGACGATGACGTGGCAGGTTGGCTGTCGATCTCGCCCGAACTGGGTGGTGCGCTCGGTGCATTCACGGACGCGGTCTACAACCGGAACCGGTTACCGTTACGGGTGCGGGAGATCGCGCGGATGGCGGTCGCGGAGGCCAACGAGTGCGCCGTGTGCCTCGGCACCCGCGACAGGAGTGGCGCCGACGCGGGCATCGACGAGCACTTCTACGATCACGTCCTCGAATGGGAGTCGTGGCCCGGGTACAGCGCGGAGGAGCGGACCGCGGCGGAGTTCGCGCACCGGTTCGCCACCGATCACACGGCGCTGCGCGAGGACGAGGACTTCTGGGCTCGGTGTCACGAGCATTTCACCGACGAGATCCTGACCGACCTGGCGTTGTCGTGCGCGTTGTGGCTGGGGACCGGCCGGGTACTGCGGGTGCTCGACATCGGTCAGACATGCAAGCTCACCCTCTGA
- a CDS encoding malonic semialdehyde reductase, with protein sequence MSPDVQTRPELDEAGRALLFSEARTANSFAPTPVTDEELAQIWDLAKWAPTAANTQPLRIVFARTDEGRARLLPHMSEGNKAKTESAPAVAVLAVDTQFHDHIPALLPFRPELRDVFEGDATMRERTGDFNGALQAGYFILAVRSLGLAAGPMAGFDAAGIDAEFFPDGRFRSILVVNIGHPGENPWFDRLPRLDPADTVAWV encoded by the coding sequence ATGAGCCCAGACGTACAGACACGACCGGAACTGGACGAGGCGGGTCGCGCCCTGCTGTTCAGCGAGGCCCGCACGGCCAACAGTTTCGCGCCCACCCCGGTCACCGACGAGGAGCTCGCCCAGATCTGGGACCTCGCCAAATGGGCACCGACCGCGGCGAACACCCAGCCCCTGCGGATCGTTTTCGCCCGGACCGACGAGGGTCGCGCACGGCTGCTGCCGCACATGAGCGAGGGCAACAAGGCGAAGACCGAGTCGGCGCCCGCGGTCGCCGTCCTGGCCGTCGACACCCAGTTCCACGACCACATCCCGGCGTTGCTGCCGTTCCGGCCGGAGTTGCGCGACGTCTTCGAGGGCGACGCGACGATGCGCGAGCGAACGGGCGATTTCAACGGTGCGCTCCAGGCCGGCTACTTCATCCTCGCGGTCCGATCCCTCGGCCTGGCCGCAGGTCCGATGGCCGGCTTCGACGCCGCCGGAATCGACGCCGAGTTCTTCCCCGACGGCCGCTTCCGTTCGATCCTTGTTGTCAACATCGGGCACCCCGGCGAGAACCCGTGGTTCGACCGGCTCCCCCGCCTGGACCCGGCCGACACCGTGGCGTGGGTCTGA
- a CDS encoding winged helix-turn-helix transcriptional regulator, which translates to MSSGVEHHDPRACDGALAKAFTFLGKRWNGVILATLMSGPATFSGLRRSVGSISDSVLSDRLVELAGAGLVTREVCEGPPVSVTYRLTEAGQSLMPVLDELAEWARTHLTLQ; encoded by the coding sequence ATGAGCTCAGGCGTCGAACACCACGATCCGCGCGCGTGCGACGGCGCGCTCGCGAAGGCGTTCACGTTCCTGGGTAAGCGCTGGAACGGCGTGATTCTGGCGACGCTGATGTCGGGCCCGGCGACGTTCTCCGGACTGCGGCGATCGGTCGGGAGCATCAGCGATTCGGTGCTCTCCGACCGACTGGTCGAACTGGCCGGAGCCGGTCTGGTGACGCGGGAAGTCTGCGAGGGGCCACCCGTGTCGGTCACCTATCGGCTGACCGAGGCCGGCCAGTCACTGATGCCGGTCCTCGACGAACTCGCGGAGTGGGCGAGGACGCACCTCACGCTGCAGTGA
- a CDS encoding MBL fold metallo-hydrolase yields the protein MALGEQIEIDARTRLIMGQELDMAAHQPDVGNVIVHRAGDLLVLVDSGVTTAFRDAIRSAADDLGPWSKILLLTTHGHPDHVGNNDLVTDLGAGLDRSDVHHFVSAHDASQYRDRGLPYWITSLDRVSGLVPGFEDPADAARRLLAMYQPYVPVTDITRTYEELPLEHLVLGSQHLSGWSFGDGAVQVIRTHGHCAGQVVVHLSGARLLHLSDEPNGPCGAMHDANQMNIFAAIALALTSVETGAVDVVTEGHAFEVFDRPAAAARLSTLLDQASALDGAAQALLTDGIDDLPAFVHAFIARSQELGVSGANPNPMFNTMMTIAKLRELGLAPNGEGAQQTWRRPGLGDSP from the coding sequence GTGGCACTCGGTGAACAGATCGAGATCGACGCTCGGACACGCCTGATCATGGGGCAGGAGCTCGACATGGCCGCGCACCAGCCGGACGTGGGCAACGTGATCGTTCACCGGGCAGGAGATCTCCTGGTGCTCGTCGACAGCGGGGTGACGACCGCTTTCCGCGACGCGATCCGATCCGCTGCCGACGACCTCGGTCCGTGGTCGAAGATCCTGCTGCTCACCACCCACGGTCATCCCGACCATGTCGGGAACAACGACCTCGTCACCGACCTCGGCGCCGGGCTCGACCGCTCCGACGTGCACCATTTCGTCAGCGCCCACGACGCGAGCCAGTACCGCGACCGCGGGCTCCCCTACTGGATCACGAGTCTCGATCGCGTGTCCGGCCTGGTGCCGGGGTTCGAGGATCCGGCTGACGCAGCGCGCCGACTCCTCGCGATGTACCAGCCCTACGTTCCGGTCACCGACATCACCCGGACGTACGAGGAACTCCCGCTCGAACACCTCGTCCTCGGTTCTCAGCACCTGTCGGGCTGGTCGTTCGGAGACGGTGCCGTTCAGGTCATCCGCACCCACGGCCACTGCGCCGGTCAGGTCGTCGTCCACCTTTCCGGGGCACGGCTGCTGCACCTGTCCGACGAACCGAACGGACCCTGCGGCGCGATGCACGACGCCAACCAGATGAACATCTTCGCCGCCATCGCCCTCGCGCTGACGTCGGTCGAGACCGGCGCTGTCGACGTCGTTACCGAAGGCCACGCGTTCGAGGTGTTCGATCGCCCGGCCGCAGCCGCACGCCTGTCGACGCTGCTCGACCAGGCTTCGGCACTCGACGGCGCCGCACAGGCACTACTCACCGACGGCATCGACGACCTACCGGCATTCGTTCACGCCTTCATCGCGCGCTCTCAGGAGCTGGGCGTATCGGGTGCCAACCCGAACCCCATGTTCAACACGATGATGACAATCGCCAAACTGCGCGAGCTCGGTCTGGCACCGAACGGCGAAGGCGCGCAACAGACATGGCGTCGGCCCGGGCTCGGCGACTCTCCCTGA
- a CDS encoding serine hydrolase domain-containing protein, whose translation MARTFSGRRIVAVLAVLATGLVACGESDDAPVLPDAQLTETIPTAMERAALPGAIVGVWQDGAEPYVQAFGVRDTATGDPMAPDLFMRVGSLTKTFTTTAVLQLVDQGKVGLDDPISRYVPGVPNGEAITLRQLAAMRSGLFDYSEVVIPALPSQPQRQWTPQELLAISFSRPPLFAPGTAFDYSNTNTALLGLVVEEASGLPLDAYIAERITGPENLDDTSVPTTAAIPSPHAQGYSKTSDGATVDATDWSPSWGFGAGNMISTLDDLRVWVRDLAEGTLLSPATQHEREQFQPAPSEGTGSLYGLGVENQNGWIGHNGNIAGFQTYAYYLPAEAKTVVVLVNSNTDPLGVWNFFTEIVKIISPDRPWPAPPS comes from the coding sequence GTGGCACGGACATTCTCGGGGCGGCGAATCGTCGCCGTATTGGCGGTCCTGGCGACGGGACTGGTGGCATGCGGTGAGTCGGACGATGCACCGGTCCTACCCGATGCGCAGCTCACCGAAACGATCCCCACGGCGATGGAGCGCGCCGCGCTTCCCGGGGCGATCGTCGGTGTCTGGCAGGACGGTGCGGAACCCTACGTGCAGGCGTTCGGGGTGCGCGACACCGCGACCGGCGACCCCATGGCCCCGGACCTGTTCATGCGCGTCGGCAGTCTCACCAAAACCTTCACGACCACCGCGGTGCTGCAACTGGTCGATCAGGGAAAGGTCGGCCTCGACGATCCGATCAGCAGGTATGTGCCGGGCGTCCCCAACGGCGAGGCGATCACCCTCCGCCAGCTGGCGGCCATGCGCAGTGGGCTTTTCGACTACTCGGAGGTGGTGATCCCGGCGCTCCCGAGTCAGCCACAGCGCCAGTGGACGCCTCAGGAACTGCTCGCGATCAGTTTCAGCCGGCCACCCCTCTTTGCGCCGGGAACCGCGTTCGACTACTCCAACACGAACACCGCCCTCCTGGGTCTCGTGGTGGAGGAGGCATCCGGCCTGCCGCTGGACGCCTACATCGCGGAGCGCATCACAGGTCCCGAGAATCTCGACGACACCTCGGTGCCCACCACTGCGGCCATTCCGTCACCGCACGCCCAGGGATACTCGAAAACGTCCGACGGCGCGACGGTGGACGCGACCGATTGGAGTCCGTCGTGGGGATTCGGCGCGGGAAACATGATTTCCACGCTCGACGATCTGCGCGTGTGGGTGCGCGACCTGGCGGAAGGCACACTGCTCTCGCCGGCCACTCAGCACGAACGGGAGCAGTTTCAGCCGGCGCCGTCGGAGGGCACGGGTTCGCTGTACGGACTCGGGGTCGAGAACCAGAACGGCTGGATCGGCCACAACGGAAACATCGCGGGTTTCCAGACCTATGCCTATTACCTTCCCGCCGAAGCCAAGACGGTGGTGGTGCTGGTCAATTCGAACACCGACCCGCTGGGTGTGTGGAACTTCTTCACGGAGATCGTGAAGATCATCAGCCCGGACCGCCCGTGGCCGGCGCCGCCGTCGTAG
- a CDS encoding GntR family transcriptional regulator, with the protein MPLSEAERRALERLVAAPSTPQALALRARIVLASAEESNSTVARSLGVSRNTALKWRTRFDADGVQGLADLPRPGRPTAAGDDVHRAILRTPLQRPPERGWTTRTIAAALGTNQAAVSRVRRQWFADRPDLVSHSVLDPSTSMVLAAVVVDPGVRVLVFHEPATPAARPKGTRTSPLTEPVRVLLSARFAFPCETPATGRDISPTLLTAFGDIDAAVPQDRSITVLVDRPSPTRVRRWLDRHPRFGVYEVGPDSWLAQLNSITEALDPRQSPELLDLEQRVRRWAEQPSTPFSWVRASSTRTSRRSASGPATEDDLPRSLSPRLASAVVEALRESLATGAFRPGQRIAEQPLATRLGVSRGPIRDALKILAEDGLIELEPHRGAYVPLPTQRDVFDTYTARGPLGALLLRRVSTNGSSRLVAAKDTLDDIVRLAEMRDVAGAGDADIRWQDALAAAADMPRIEKMFVRLSLQLRMFVSILGLEYAYPVDEIVADNTAILHALEARDPEEVTRLWRRKIDKAVTYMVGQLGHLDVGPTTAAPATGGPG; encoded by the coding sequence GTGCCACTGTCCGAGGCGGAACGACGTGCACTCGAGCGCCTGGTGGCGGCGCCGAGCACCCCGCAGGCGCTGGCCCTGCGCGCCCGCATCGTGCTCGCGAGTGCGGAGGAGTCGAATTCCACAGTTGCCCGCTCCCTTGGGGTCTCGCGCAACACGGCGCTGAAATGGCGGACCCGATTCGACGCGGACGGGGTCCAGGGGCTCGCGGACCTGCCGAGGCCGGGTCGTCCCACCGCCGCGGGGGACGACGTCCACCGCGCGATCCTGCGTACGCCGCTGCAGCGACCGCCGGAGCGGGGGTGGACGACGCGCACGATCGCCGCGGCGCTCGGCACCAACCAGGCGGCGGTGAGCCGGGTTCGGCGCCAGTGGTTCGCAGATCGGCCCGACCTCGTCTCGCATTCGGTCCTGGACCCGTCGACCTCGATGGTGCTCGCAGCGGTCGTCGTCGATCCCGGCGTGCGGGTTCTCGTCTTCCACGAGCCGGCAACGCCCGCCGCGCGACCGAAGGGCACACGGACGAGTCCGCTCACCGAACCCGTCCGTGTCCTCCTGTCGGCTCGGTTCGCCTTCCCCTGCGAAACCCCGGCGACCGGACGCGACATCTCCCCCACGCTGCTGACCGCGTTCGGGGACATCGACGCCGCGGTGCCGCAGGATCGGTCGATCACCGTACTCGTCGATCGTCCGTCACCGACCCGGGTGCGCCGCTGGCTCGACCGGCATCCCCGATTCGGCGTGTACGAAGTCGGCCCCGACTCGTGGCTCGCGCAACTGAACTCGATCACCGAGGCCCTCGACCCTCGGCAGTCGCCGGAACTGCTCGATCTCGAGCAGAGGGTGCGCCGGTGGGCGGAGCAACCGAGCACACCGTTCTCCTGGGTTCGCGCCTCGTCCACCCGTACATCTCGGCGGTCCGCCTCCGGGCCCGCGACCGAAGACGACCTGCCACGGTCCCTCTCACCGAGATTGGCATCGGCAGTGGTCGAAGCGCTACGCGAGTCTCTCGCCACCGGTGCGTTCCGGCCGGGGCAGCGCATCGCGGAGCAGCCTCTCGCCACCCGACTCGGTGTCTCCCGCGGGCCGATCAGGGACGCCCTGAAGATCCTCGCCGAGGACGGACTGATCGAACTCGAGCCGCATCGGGGCGCGTATGTGCCTCTCCCCACTCAGCGCGACGTCTTCGATACCTACACCGCCCGAGGACCGCTCGGTGCCCTGCTTCTCCGTCGCGTCTCCACGAACGGATCATCCCGTCTGGTCGCGGCGAAAGACACGCTGGACGACATCGTCCGGCTTGCGGAGATGCGCGACGTTGCCGGCGCGGGCGACGCCGACATCCGGTGGCAGGACGCCCTCGCTGCCGCCGCGGACATGCCGAGAATCGAGAAGATGTTCGTCCGCCTGTCGCTGCAATTGCGGATGTTCGTCTCGATTCTCGGTCTCGAATACGCGTACCCGGTCGACGAGATCGTCGCCGACAACACCGCGATACTCCATGCTCTCGAGGCCCGGGATCCCGAGGAGGTGACGCGGCTCTGGCGCCGGAAGATCGACAAAGCCGTGACCTACATGGTCGGACAACTCGGCCATCTCGACGTCGGCCCTACGACGGCGGCGCCGGCCACGGGCGGTCCGGGCTGA
- a CDS encoding MFS transporter has protein sequence MNQPPHARTEAFLVDDAPLLPFHKRLALHAGGGPFLDGYVLSVIGIATVQITPQWGLNAAQQGLIAASATIGIFLGSLLGGRLTDRFGRRSLYSFDLIAVVLFSVAQFWVDDFWWLFLLRVLIGVAIGADYPVAASLLTEFTPKKYRGPFIGSLTVMWFLGAASAYLVGGIVTGLGDQGWRWALASAAVPAALTVLARAGTPESPRWLAGKGRVAEADAIVTKIFGPHATLEIESGRPAGPIGPLWKSGYLGRIVFVTTFWTASVVPLFAVYAFGPRILAGLGLDGRVASMGSAVVTILLLVSCVLALAAINKLGRRTLLIHSFAWSGLTLLLLGLFPGSPVPVILGLFATYAIFTGGAQVLQLVYPNELFPTEIRGSAVGLASSLSRVGGAIGTYMVPIALDRWGIGPTMLGAAAIAVIGLAVSAAWAPETRGKSLAESTRI, from the coding sequence ATGAACCAGCCACCTCACGCCCGGACCGAGGCCTTCCTCGTCGACGACGCCCCGCTGCTGCCCTTCCACAAACGGCTCGCACTCCACGCCGGCGGGGGACCCTTCCTCGACGGGTACGTGCTGAGCGTCATCGGCATCGCCACGGTGCAGATCACCCCCCAATGGGGTCTGAATGCGGCGCAGCAAGGTCTCATTGCGGCGTCGGCGACGATCGGGATCTTTCTCGGATCGCTTCTCGGGGGTCGGCTCACCGACCGCTTCGGCCGCCGGAGTCTCTACTCATTCGACTTGATCGCCGTCGTCCTCTTCTCGGTCGCGCAGTTCTGGGTGGACGACTTCTGGTGGCTGTTCCTGCTCCGGGTTCTGATCGGAGTAGCGATCGGGGCGGACTATCCCGTGGCCGCCTCCCTTCTGACCGAGTTCACGCCGAAGAAGTACCGTGGCCCCTTCATCGGTTCCCTCACCGTGATGTGGTTCCTCGGTGCCGCGTCCGCCTACCTGGTCGGTGGCATCGTCACCGGACTCGGTGATCAGGGTTGGCGGTGGGCGCTGGCCAGCGCCGCGGTGCCGGCCGCCCTGACCGTCCTCGCGCGCGCCGGAACACCGGAGTCACCGCGCTGGCTCGCCGGCAAGGGACGCGTCGCCGAAGCCGATGCGATCGTCACGAAAATCTTCGGCCCCCACGCCACACTCGAGATCGAGTCCGGCCGCCCCGCCGGGCCGATCGGCCCGCTCTGGAAGTCGGGCTACCTCGGACGGATCGTCTTCGTCACCACCTTCTGGACCGCGTCGGTCGTGCCGCTGTTCGCGGTGTACGCCTTCGGGCCGAGGATCCTCGCCGGTCTGGGCCTCGACGGGCGGGTGGCGAGCATGGGTTCGGCCGTCGTCACGATCCTGCTCCTGGTCAGCTGCGTCCTCGCGCTGGCCGCCATCAACAAGCTGGGACGCCGCACCCTGCTGATCCACAGCTTCGCGTGGTCCGGACTGACCCTGCTCCTGTTGGGGTTGTTCCCGGGCAGCCCGGTACCGGTCATCCTGGGCCTGTTCGCGACGTACGCGATCTTCACCGGCGGCGCCCAGGTCCTTCAGCTCGTGTACCCCAACGAACTGTTCCCGACCGAAATCAGAGGCAGTGCGGTGGGATTGGCCTCGTCGCTCAGCCGAGTCGGCGGTGCGATCGGTACCTACATGGTCCCGATCGCCCTGGACCGCTGGGGTATCGGCCCGACCATGCTCGGCGCCGCCGCGATCGCCGTGATCGGTCTCGCGGTCAGCGCTGCCTGGGCGCCCGAGACCCGCGGTAAGTCCCTCGCCGAATCCACGCGAATCTGA
- a CDS encoding dihydrofolate reductase family protein — protein MPRTRIHNMNISLDGYAAGEHVTFDAPIGEAERLFAGFDGRVIHGVDRVDDPITLDRAVTSLWGQGIGAEIMGRRKFGPQTGDWPDDGWRGWWGDEPPFRTPVFVMSHHPRPSIDFPNGTSFHFVDAPPREVLRLAQDAAGGQDVRIGGGPSTVRQFLEADLIDFMHLVIVPITLGRGVSLWEGLEGIQDRFTIETVASPSGLTHQFWNKSG, from the coding sequence ATGCCCCGCACCCGGATCCACAACATGAACATCTCCCTCGACGGCTACGCGGCCGGCGAGCACGTGACGTTCGACGCCCCGATCGGTGAAGCCGAACGGCTGTTCGCCGGGTTCGACGGACGCGTCATCCATGGCGTCGATCGGGTGGACGACCCGATCACCCTGGACCGCGCCGTGACCAGCCTGTGGGGTCAGGGCATCGGCGCGGAGATCATGGGCCGTCGCAAGTTCGGCCCCCAGACCGGCGATTGGCCCGACGACGGATGGCGAGGATGGTGGGGTGACGAACCGCCGTTTCGAACACCCGTATTCGTCATGAGCCACCACCCACGCCCCAGCATCGACTTTCCCAACGGAACCAGCTTCCACTTCGTCGATGCGCCACCTCGAGAGGTTCTGCGCCTGGCCCAGGACGCTGCCGGCGGTCAGGACGTCCGCATCGGCGGAGGGCCCTCGACCGTGCGGCAGTTTCTGGAAGCCGACCTGATCGATTTCATGCACCTGGTGATCGTGCCCATCACTCTCGGGCGCGGCGTATCCCTCTGGGAGGGCTTGGAAGGCATCCAAGACCGCTTCACGATCGAGACCGTCGCCTCCCCCAGCGGGCTCACTCATCAGTTCTGGAACAAGAGCGGGTAG
- a CDS encoding UPF0158 family protein, with protein MARTWLSVTVELLGGRGEELWPWPGRVFAVGPSHTFMDLANAVNNAFARWDRSHLSMFTLADGRVVTDAETGAEMAGSLGGPITEPVDIESAKVARLLVPGAEFQFTFDLGDDWTHRCVVGDDKVDPVRVLGIAPRKPLPYWGWGSIPDQYGRRWAGDDGQSRLPSRPAQRHPMMLHAWPGAEQVPPLDLSEMRGAIATADAARFLAAVRGRDVDDALQQVAAGIPMALEQRREQAEPLALSVVNRLTWRAGAGDEVLAEDLLAGLRGEPLTGRVLPVDLETLGTELEGDPSMSTGGYVDLHTGEVYDDALTDPAMVGEDAAVDVEEDPGRWLRFDRTGSRDGWRDMADFAERHHDAALRERLLRAIEGKGAFHRFRDLVHEESLAEQWSTFSTDRQLGRARRFLADKGIRVG; from the coding sequence ATGGCACGCACATGGTTGTCGGTGACGGTGGAACTGCTCGGCGGGCGAGGCGAGGAACTGTGGCCGTGGCCCGGCCGGGTTTTCGCGGTCGGGCCTTCGCACACCTTCATGGACCTCGCGAATGCCGTCAACAACGCGTTCGCGCGCTGGGACCGGTCTCATCTGTCGATGTTCACTCTTGCCGACGGGCGAGTGGTCACCGACGCGGAGACGGGGGCCGAGATGGCCGGGTCGCTCGGAGGGCCCATCACGGAACCGGTGGACATCGAATCGGCCAAGGTCGCTCGGCTCCTGGTGCCCGGAGCGGAGTTTCAGTTCACCTTCGACCTGGGCGACGACTGGACCCACCGCTGTGTGGTCGGCGACGACAAGGTCGACCCCGTGAGAGTGCTGGGAATCGCGCCGAGGAAACCCCTGCCGTACTGGGGATGGGGCAGCATCCCGGATCAGTACGGGCGCCGGTGGGCCGGCGACGACGGGCAGAGCCGGCTTCCGAGCAGACCCGCCCAGCGGCACCCGATGATGTTGCACGCGTGGCCGGGAGCGGAGCAGGTGCCCCCGCTCGACCTGTCCGAAATGCGCGGAGCTATCGCGACAGCAGATGCAGCCCGCTTCCTCGCCGCGGTGCGGGGACGTGACGTCGACGACGCGCTGCAACAGGTGGCAGCAGGCATTCCGATGGCGCTGGAACAGCGACGGGAGCAGGCCGAGCCGTTGGCGCTGTCGGTCGTCAACCGGCTGACGTGGCGCGCCGGTGCGGGTGACGAGGTGCTGGCCGAAGACCTGCTCGCGGGTCTGCGCGGCGAGCCGCTCACAGGTCGGGTGCTGCCGGTCGACCTCGAGACGCTCGGTACCGAACTGGAGGGGGATCCAAGTATGTCGACCGGCGGCTACGTCGATCTGCATACCGGGGAAGTGTACGACGACGCCCTGACCGACCCGGCGATGGTCGGGGAGGACGCCGCCGTCGACGTGGAGGAAGACCCCGGCCGTTGGCTCCGGTTCGACCGCACCGGCTCTCGGGACGGCTGGCGCGACATGGCGGACTTCGCCGAGCGGCATCATGATGCGGCGCTGCGGGAGCGGCTGTTGCGGGCGATCGAGGGCAAGGGTGCGTTTCACCGGTTCCGCGACCTCGTTCACGAGGAGAGCCTCGCCGAACAGTGGTCCACCTTCTCCACTGACCGCCAACTGGGTCGCGCCCGGAGATTCCTCGCCGACAAGGGCATCCGCGTCGGCTGA
- a CDS encoding DUF4193 domain-containing protein — translation MPTDYDAPRVTDSDESTDTSLEQLTASRKDSQSPAVDIDDTDPAESFDLPGADLSGEEFTVRVIPKQSDEFTCTSCFLVHHRNRLAPGGQLICRDCA, via the coding sequence ATGCCCACCGATTACGACGCACCCAGAGTCACCGATTCCGACGAGTCGACGGACACGTCGCTCGAACAGCTGACGGCCAGCAGGAAGGATTCCCAGTCACCCGCCGTCGATATCGACGACACCGACCCTGCAGAGTCCTTCGATCTGCCCGGCGCCGACCTGTCCGGCGAGGAATTCACCGTCCGCGTCATCCCGAAGCAGTCCGACGAATTCACCTGCACCAGTTGCTTCCTGGTTCATCACCGCAACCGCCTCGCCCCGGGTGGGCAGTTGATCTGCCGGGACTGCGCCTGA
- a CDS encoding TNT domain-containing protein: MHRYRQLFLVVGFALSILFAEGAVAAAAPGSSAGSSDLFGGQGCSTELFDGDRRLGPQTLSDLFPVADQLAGYVRTGDLTADEFLSKYWDPTVLPAGSYKYPPKNGYVLDGSGNPQRVQGQLDVGTLIDRYGSEGGNFLAPAGASYTSRALPPVNLVSDPADFCNYHVYVVTKPLPLYTGPIAPWFEQQGFGTQFEVVAELLPQVAECGTKVDVSWLRCAGYVRSVYPLQ, encoded by the coding sequence ATGCATCGCTATCGTCAGCTGTTCCTTGTGGTCGGGTTCGCGTTGTCGATTCTGTTCGCCGAAGGTGCGGTCGCCGCTGCGGCGCCGGGTTCGTCGGCTGGTTCCAGTGATCTCTTCGGCGGGCAGGGTTGTTCGACGGAGTTGTTCGACGGTGATCGGAGGCTCGGGCCGCAGACGCTGTCGGACCTGTTCCCGGTTGCCGATCAGCTCGCCGGATACGTGCGCACCGGCGATCTCACTGCCGACGAATTTCTGAGCAAGTACTGGGATCCGACGGTGCTTCCGGCGGGTTCCTACAAGTACCCGCCGAAGAACGGCTACGTCCTCGACGGCAGTGGCAACCCGCAGCGGGTGCAGGGACAGTTGGATGTGGGCACGCTGATCGACCGGTACGGCAGCGAAGGCGGCAACTTCCTGGCCCCGGCCGGCGCGAGTTACACCTCCCGCGCGCTTCCGCCGGTGAACCTGGTGTCCGATCCCGCGGACTTCTGCAATTACCACGTCTACGTCGTGACCAAGCCGCTCCCGCTGTACACCGGTCCTATCGCACCGTGGTTCGAGCAGCAGGGATTCGGTACGCAGTTCGAGGTGGTGGCCGAGTTGCTTCCGCAGGTCGCCGAATGCGGGACGAAGGTCGACGTCAGCTGGTTGCGGTGCGCCGGATATGTGCGCAGCGTGTACCCGCTGCAGTGA